The following coding sequences are from one Canis lupus baileyi chromosome 23, mCanLup2.hap1, whole genome shotgun sequence window:
- the LOC140615416 gene encoding olfactory receptor 2D3-like encodes MGEENQTSVAEFIFLGLSQDLQTQILLFVLFLLIYLLTVLGNLLIIILIFMDSRLHTPMYFFLRNLSFADLCFSTSIVPQVLVHFLVKRKTISFLGCMAQIVVFLLAGCTECALLAVMSYDRYVAVCKPLRYSSIMTQQVCLQLAIGSWASGALVSLVDTTFTFQLPYQGQKIINHYFCEHPALLKLASADTYSTEMAIFAMGVVILLAPVCLILVSYWNIISTVIQMQSGEGRLKAFSTCGSHLIVVVLFYGSGIFAYMRPNSKTTKEQDKMISVFYTVVTPMLNPIIYSLRNKDVKGAFRKLAGRKSFSQQR; translated from the coding sequence ATGGGAGAGGAAAACCAAACCTCTGTGGCTGAGTTTATTTTCCTGGGCCTTTCACAGGACTTGCAGACCCAGATCCtgctgtttgttctttttctcctcatttatCTTTTGACTGTGCTTGGGAACCTGCTCATCATCATTCTCATCTTCATGGACTCTCGACTTCACACTCCCATGTACTTTTTTCTTAGAAACCTCTCTTTCGCAGATCTCTGTTTCTCTACTAGCATCGTCCCTCAGGTGTTGGTCCATTTCCTGGTAAAAAGGAAAACGATTTCTTTTCTTGGGTGTATGGCACAAATAGTTGTCTTCCTTCTGGCTGGGTGTACAGAGTGTGCACTGCTGGCAGTGATGTCTTATGACCGGTACGTGGCTGTCTGCAAGCCCCTGCGCTACTCTAGCATCATGACCCAACAGGTGTGTCTCCAGTTGGCCATTGGATCCTGGGCCAGTGGAGCACTCGTGTCTCTGGTGGATACCACCTTTACTTTTCAACTACCCTATCAAGGACAGAAGATTATTAATCACTACTTTTGTGAACATCCTGCCCTCCTGAAGCTGGCTTCAGCAGATACCTACAGCACAGAAATGGCCATCTTTGCAATGGGCGTGGTCATCCTCTTAGCTCCTGTCTGCCTGATTCTGGTCTCCTACTGGAATATTATCTCCACTGTGATCCAGATGCagtctggggaggggaggctcaaGGCTTTCTCTACCTGTGGCTCCCATCTCATTGTTGTTGTCCTGTTCTATGGCTCAGGCATATTCGCCTACATGCGGCCAAACTCCAAGACCACAAAAGAGCAGGATAAAATGATCTCTGTGTTCTATACAGTGGTGACTCCAATGTTGAACCCCATAATTTATAGCCTGAGAAACAAGGATGTTAAAGGGGCTTTCAGAAAACTAGCTGGAAGAAAGTCCTTTTCTCAACAGCGGTGA